GCCTGGCAGTGGGGCGTATGCGGGGACAACCTCAAATACAGCACTAAGTTTCTCAAGAAATTCTTGGGGCAAAAACGGGTCAGCAAGGATCTGCGTGCCCAAATCGACGCTCACAACATTAACGTCGGCATCCGGGTAAGAAGCaagatattaacataaaaaaaagaaaataatcaagATTAGATAAGGTTACAAAAGGGGTTTTCGctacaatgccatagaagaacaatTTTACAGAGAATATTACAGTTGtatgcagatttaaaaaaaaaaattaataatctaaagaaccttttcttGGGAACCATATATGCAAatatgttatctttattttaaaaagtgttcaGGGCACATTCTCCTCTAAAACTCATAGAAGAGAACATCTGTAAGGGTTAACTGTCTCACACCTTCCCATCCTCTCTTGGTTGATGTGGTGCAGTCTTATAGTTTATTGTAGCCCAAAGGAGAGTTCAGTGGGTGGGTGAGGCAGGTAGGTGAGCAGGTATTGGCCAGCTCTGTGGAGCCAGGTGTTCCTTCCCCTGGTCCAGGCATGACAGTGCTTGCTGTGGGGACCCTCTTCAAAATTAGAGGTCTACCATGAGGGCGATTATACAGAGGCCTCTGTAATATATGAGCATTTTTTCAACCTACTGTATGCCTCCCACTCTACAAGTCTCACTGCTGCCACTGCCACCGTCGCCGCCACTCTCCCATAACTTTCATAAACATTCCTCGAAACAGTTCTGTTACCAGGAGACTGAAAGCCTCAGGGAAAGACAGAGAAAACGAAAAAAGGGGAATGTTTATGAGGTTCACAGAAAGAGTAAGAAAAGAATAGCTGGACAAACTCGGATCTTATCTTATCAGTCTCCGGTTTTGTTGTTTTCCACAGTTGACACCTCAGGCCACAGATGGCGGTTAACAAAAACAAGCAAAGGTGGCTGAGGTCTTGTTTTCCCTTCTTTCAGATTCTCTCCGTTGCTTCTCCTCTGTATTGCTCAGGTGGCCCTGGGGTGGGAGCTCATACCTGTGTAGGGTGGAACACGCCCATCGACCATTTGACCTCCCCATCTCACCCTGGGCACTTTATGATAGACTAAACAATGAGATTTGACTCCCAAACTCAGAATGCCAATACTTCTAAATTGAaaatagagagtgagagagcatcAGTTCAAAGATGGAAATGTGCTGATCTGAGCATAGATCAGGGATGGTGGTCTTCAAGAGGTGCAGGTCAGAGTTGGAAGACTGCCAGCTCAGGCATTCCCCCTGCATCCATCATCTACACCATGTTAACCCAATGTTTTTAACTCAGGGCTATGGAGTCTTAGTATAAGCTGAATTACTTGAACAATTTTGGATAACATGCTGTCCCACTTTTACAATTTCCCTCCCCATTTTAAGATAATCAAAACCAGTGTATTCAGGTGACACTCCCAAACATGTAAAATAGTTCTTTCTAGGCCAGTGGTTCTCAATGCTTTGGACTCCAAGGCCCATAATTGTCCAATATTtgaaggcaaaaaaaaagaagcaggCCAAAGCATGCACATCAATCTAAACTGGATGCTCGACCAAGAAACAAgcggtaaaatatttaaatgtaaagtcGGAAACACCAAAGCTCCAAAGGTATcaaaactttattatttaaaaactacCGAATTATGTGACGTTTCGAACACGCAGGCTCTTCATCAGACACAgtctattatagtttttaaataataaagttcTGATGCCTTTGGAGCTTTGGTGTTGtgactttacatttaaatatttttccaaTATTTGAAGGCCCCATAAATTTTTTAGTTGTTCATAATTTTTGACTAAGGATTAAGGAGaaggatttaaaaatatatatttgaactcaaaatatctaaacaattaaacattttagaGCTTGGCATAACTAGTAAAatctatattcatttatatattcaaaGCCCATGGAGCTTTAAGATTTTAATTTACATGACTTTTTACATGACAAGGtataaaaaatattcttttaaaacCTCATTTATACCAGTTTTCCAAGGCCACGGGAATCCGGATTCCTTAAAGAAATAACTGTTGTTGAGgtgtgaaataaaataagaaataatttgaAGTTTAATTGTCATTTTGAAGCCCCCTTGGAAGTTAATCTTGGCCCCtcggttgagaaccactgatcttaCACCGAAGCAatatgaaacaaatgaaaataaatcactaACAAAAAGGTCTTTTCACACCAAGAGTGAAACCACTCATGATTTGTGTGTTAATCTTGAGTATACTCTTGTGAATCTCGAGTATACTCTAGTGAAACTCACAGTCATTTTTAAGCTTTGTTTCTCTTTAAAGTCTTCTTCAGTACCAGATATCCACGTGGAAGGGTCATAGCCAATCCAAAAAGTGAGACCAAATTTCAGCATCCCATATCGAATCCTCTCTTCCTCGCCTCAGATTTCTTAGTTTCTGTCTCATTTTCACAGGATCATAGTGTTGTATTTGGCGTACTGTGTTCATGTCTTCACCTCCgtcttttcttttcctctcagGCGGTGAAGAGTGGTCTTAAGACTACTTGTAAATGTCATGGTGTCTCCGGTTCATGTGCTGTGAGAACATGCTGGAAGCAGCTCTCCCTGTTTCAAGACACAGGCCACCTGCTGAAGTTCCGCTATGACACAGCCGTTCGAGTGCATAGTGTTACCAATTCCGCCACTGGGGAGAGCGAGCTGGCAAGCCCATGGCGTCATAGCAACACGGGTCCCCGCCCACGACACACCGAGCTGGTATTTCTGGAGGAGTCGCCCAGCTTTTGCAGGCCGTCGCGTTACTCGCCCGGGACGGCTGGCAGACCATGTTCAAAGGACACCAGCTGCAGCAGCCTGTGCTGTGGACGGGGCTACAACACGGCCCTCCACCTCACCACCCTCTCCTGCCACTGCCAGGTCCGCTGGTGCTGTCAAGTCGAGTGTCAAACCTGCCTCCGAGAGGAAGAGGTCTACACCTGCAAGAAACATTGATAAGAAGGAAACTGAGAAGAAGAAGTGGAAAGTGAGGAAGCTTGAGGATTTTAAGGCATCTACTAGACATCTGGTAGAATTTTGAGAAGTTTGGAGGTTGTGATACAGGTTGTTCCGAACAAAAGTTTGGGAGGAACATGTTCATTTAATATGACCAATTGGTGCCTGAAAAAGCCTACAGTATGACAGTTCTTCCAGCATTCCTCCATTACCCCAGCTTCTCCTTCTTGATTGGTTAAAGTAGTCTAAAACCAGTCAAGGAATTCCTAGGAGTTCCTACTTTCGGGCTTGGGTCAAGTCTCCAGATCAAACCCTTTAACATGGACAGCAAGACAAATATGTATACCTCCTCTCCATAAAAGATTATGTGAACTTGTGAAACAAGTGTGGACAAACCTGGCCATGGGTCCCAGAGTTTCTAGAATGAAAATTGCTCTTCTGCTGTCAAGGAACCCGAATAGGACGTTTCATACGTTTCCCAGCTTCTCACACGCAGTGGAGGTTTGAATTGAACCAGACTACTCTTTTCTTCTGCAGTGATAAACCAGCCTCACTGGGAGCTTGCCTGTTGAACGGTCTGTGTTGATTGCACACTTATGGAAATGGACTAGTGATCTGCAAGGTTTAGTTATACTCAAACTAATAGTTGAAAGAGAGATGGCAGTCTGCTCACTTACATTTCTGACTGCTCATCTCTCTACCTGCCTATAATGTACATGCATATCTCTCTGTTGCTCTGAGAGTCCACTTATGGCTTCAAAATATACTGAGAGTATGAAGCACTTATGAATGCATTTATCTGTGAATAG
The sequence above is a segment of the Carassius carassius chromosome 9, fCarCar2.1, whole genome shotgun sequence genome. Coding sequences within it:
- the LOC132149307 gene encoding protein Wnt-9b-like, whose amino-acid sequence is MCTGLPRTACPLRLFALCILLSHAAAYFGLTGREPMVFLAGPFANEPPNSKAHLKQCEQMTLTRRQKRLCRREPGLAETLRESVRLSLLECRYQFRNERWNCSMDGRGSLLKRGFKETAFLHAVSSAALSHALAKACSSGRMERCTCDDSPGLQQREAWQWGVCGDNLKYSTKFLKKFLGQKRVSKDLRAQIDAHNINVGIRAVKSGLKTTCKCHGVSGSCAVRTCWKQLSLFQDTGHLLKFRYDTAVRVHSVTNSATGESELASPWRHSNTGPRPRHTELVFLEESPSFCRPSRYSPGTAGRPCSKDTSCSSLCCGRGYNTALHLTTLSCHCQVRWCCQVECQTCLREEEVYTCKKH